In Streptococcus parasuis, the following proteins share a genomic window:
- a CDS encoding GNAT family N-acetyltransferase, with protein sequence MGAPLPHHQAGSLPTIDVLQGKTVRLEKLRPDHADAIYQFYGPTAKQADWTYLSIDPFKDYPSFQSYFQHMLDSADPYYLAIIDQSTNQAIGTFALMRIDSKNRVIEVGWVLFSPKLQKTRQATEAHYLLMSYIFENLGYRRYEWKCDHLNGPSRRAALRLGFTHEGTFRQALVYKERNRDTDWFSILDKEWDSRKQRLESWLEDANFDKNGQQKHSLSSL encoded by the coding sequence ATCGGCGCACCACTACCTCACCATCAAGCTGGTAGTCTCCCTACTATTGATGTTCTCCAAGGAAAAACCGTTCGCTTGGAAAAACTCAGACCAGATCACGCCGATGCAATCTATCAATTCTATGGTCCTACTGCCAAGCAAGCTGATTGGACCTATTTATCTATTGACCCCTTTAAAGACTATCCAAGTTTTCAATCATATTTCCAACACATGTTGGACTCAGCCGATCCTTATTATCTTGCTATCATTGACCAATCTACCAATCAAGCCATCGGAACATTTGCACTGATGCGTATAGATTCTAAAAATCGTGTCATTGAAGTGGGATGGGTCCTCTTTTCTCCAAAACTCCAAAAAACACGACAAGCAACGGAGGCTCACTACTTGCTTATGTCCTATATTTTTGAGAACCTAGGCTATCGCAGATATGAATGGAAGTGTGATCATTTAAATGGTCCATCACGCCGAGCAGCACTACGATTGGGCTTTACCCATGAAGGCACCTTTCGACAAGCTTTGGTCTATAAGGAAAGGAATCGTGATACGGATTGGTTTTCTATATTAGACAAAGAATGGGACTCCCGTAAACAGCGACTAGAAAGCTGGTTAGAGGATGCCAACTTTGACAAGAATGGCCAACAAAAACATTCCCTATCTTCTCTATAA
- a CDS encoding ATP-binding cassette domain-containing protein, with translation MQLKLSSISKKFDYKIILEDASFTFEKGKIYGLLGRNGAGKTTLFNCIARNLTLESGNIQFVEGEGVLDYDNTDIGFTQTYPQLPAFMTAYEFVRFYMDIHKDKLKSPRSPEEWLNLVGIGEEDQHRLLKDFSHGMQNKVQLLLSLIVQPPVLLLDEPLTSFDPVAAHEFKQLIREAKKDSVIIFSTHILQLAQDLCDEIVLLHHQELQAVPSDKLHDPDFEQEIIQLLTAD, from the coding sequence ATGCAACTGAAACTTTCCTCCATATCAAAAAAATTTGATTATAAAATCATTTTGGAAGATGCTTCTTTTACCTTTGAAAAGGGGAAGATTTATGGTTTGCTGGGGCGAAATGGTGCTGGTAAGACGACCTTGTTCAACTGTATTGCTCGCAATCTGACTTTGGAAAGTGGCAATATTCAGTTTGTAGAGGGCGAGGGAGTCCTTGACTACGATAATACGGACATCGGCTTTACCCAGACCTATCCGCAGCTACCTGCCTTTATGACCGCCTATGAGTTTGTGCGTTTCTATATGGATATCCACAAGGACAAACTCAAATCTCCTCGTAGTCCAGAAGAATGGCTAAACTTGGTCGGTATCGGAGAAGAAGACCAGCACCGTCTGCTCAAGGACTTTTCCCACGGTATGCAGAACAAGGTCCAGTTGCTCCTGTCCTTGATTGTCCAGCCACCTGTCCTTCTCTTAGATGAACCGCTGACGTCCTTTGACCCTGTGGCTGCCCACGAGTTCAAACAGCTGATTCGGGAGGCTAAGAAGGATTCCGTTATTATCTTTTCCACCCACATTTTGCAGCTGGCTCAGGATCTCTGTGACGAGATTGTTTTGCTCCATCACCAAGAATTGCAAGCAGTTCCGAGTGACAAACTCCACGACCCTGACTTTGAACAAGAGATTATTCAGCTACTGACAGCAGATTAG
- the ald gene encoding alanine dehydrogenase produces the protein MIIGVPKEIKNNENRVGITPAGVLSFTQAGHEVWVEKGAGLGSGYSDAEYEAQGAILKNTAEETWAADMVLKVKEPLESEYTFFRTDLLLFTYLHLAPAPELTQALIDGDVIAIGYETVVDHGTLPLLNPMSEVAGRMATQLGAQFLTKIEGGSGILLGGVPGVRKGHVVIIGGGNVGVNAAQMAVGLGAKVTILDINPKRLAELDAQFDGKVQTLMSNTLNITESVKEADLLIGAVLIPGARAPKLVTKEMVASMKPGSVIIDVAVDQGGIIETADRVTTHDNPTYLVDGVVHYAVANMPGAVARTSTQALTNATLPYALELANKGAEQAIADSTALRTGLNIYRGKVTNQAVAASLGLAYSDI, from the coding sequence ATGATTATTGGTGTTCCTAAAGAGATTAAAAACAATGAAAATCGTGTCGGAATCACACCAGCAGGTGTCCTGAGTTTTACACAAGCAGGTCACGAAGTTTGGGTAGAAAAAGGAGCTGGTCTTGGATCTGGTTATAGTGATGCAGAATATGAAGCACAAGGTGCCATTCTCAAAAATACTGCCGAAGAAACCTGGGCAGCCGACATGGTGCTCAAGGTTAAAGAACCACTAGAAAGTGAATACACATTCTTTCGTACAGACCTGTTACTCTTTACCTATCTCCACCTAGCTCCTGCACCAGAGTTGACTCAAGCTTTGATAGACGGTGATGTGATTGCCATCGGCTATGAAACGGTTGTTGACCACGGTACCCTTCCTCTCCTAAATCCTATGAGTGAGGTTGCTGGTCGCATGGCTACACAACTGGGTGCCCAATTCCTGACTAAAATTGAGGGTGGTTCAGGCATCCTCCTTGGCGGTGTTCCTGGAGTGAGAAAAGGCCATGTTGTTATCATCGGTGGCGGAAATGTCGGTGTCAACGCTGCGCAAATGGCTGTCGGTCTAGGCGCAAAAGTGACGATTTTAGATATCAATCCAAAACGCCTGGCTGAGCTAGACGCACAATTCGATGGCAAGGTTCAAACCCTCATGTCCAATACACTCAATATTACTGAAAGTGTAAAAGAGGCCGATCTATTGATTGGGGCAGTCCTTATCCCAGGAGCACGCGCACCGAAATTAGTGACCAAGGAAATGGTTGCGAGTATGAAGCCTGGCTCTGTCATCATCGATGTTGCTGTAGACCAAGGTGGCATCATTGAAACAGCCGACCGTGTCACCACACATGACAATCCAACCTACCTAGTAGATGGAGTTGTTCACTATGCGGTTGCCAACATGCCTGGTGCTGTTGCACGTACATCCACTCAGGCACTCACAAATGCCACCCTTCCTTACGCTCTTGAATTAGCCAATAAGGGAGCAGAGCAAGCTATCGCTGACAGCACAGCCCTACGAACAGGTCTAAACATCTATCGTGGCAAAGTAACCAACCAAGCCGTTGCTGCTTCGCTTGGACTTGCCTATTCTGATATCTAA
- a CDS encoding YeiH family protein yields the protein MVKENAKGVGLCFLLALVGQWLGQLFPLVGGPVFSLLIGMSLYPYFSIKNTFQSGLTFTSKKILQYAVICLGFGLNLSAVLAVGRQSLPIILSTISFALFLAFLMWKWLPISSHLATLIGVGTSICGGSAIAATAPIIKADDEDVAQAISVIFLFNVFAALVFPTLATWLGFSTDSGQAFGMFAGTAVNDTSSVTATAATWDSLYGLGSQTLDIAVTVKLTRTLAIIPITTVLAIWQTRGKGLKADKKSLLTGFPTFILYFILASLVTTIAGHFGVGTAVFTPLKSLSKFLICMAMVAIGLRTNVFSLVKNGRATLLVGLVCWLGVTVLTLVWQAILGIW from the coding sequence ATGGTAAAGGAAAATGCCAAAGGTGTCGGACTTTGTTTCCTTTTGGCTTTGGTGGGTCAGTGGTTAGGTCAGTTGTTTCCCCTTGTGGGTGGGCCAGTCTTCTCCCTTCTAATCGGGATGAGTCTGTATCCTTATTTTTCAATTAAAAATACATTTCAGTCAGGCTTAACCTTTACTTCCAAGAAAATTTTACAGTATGCGGTGATTTGTTTGGGATTTGGATTAAACTTATCAGCGGTATTGGCTGTTGGACGTCAATCTCTTCCAATTATTCTTTCAACTATCAGTTTCGCTTTATTTTTGGCCTTCTTGATGTGGAAATGGCTACCGATTTCATCTCATCTGGCAACCTTAATTGGCGTTGGGACCTCTATCTGTGGCGGCTCTGCCATTGCGGCGACAGCTCCTATTATTAAGGCGGATGATGAGGATGTAGCACAAGCAATCTCTGTCATCTTTCTTTTTAATGTCTTTGCGGCCTTGGTCTTTCCGACTTTGGCAACCTGGCTTGGGTTTTCGACCGATTCGGGTCAGGCCTTTGGAATGTTCGCCGGAACGGCGGTCAATGATACCTCGTCGGTCACCGCAACAGCAGCCACCTGGGACAGCCTTTACGGATTGGGCAGTCAGACCTTGGATATAGCAGTGACGGTTAAGTTAACACGAACTTTAGCCATTATTCCTATTACAACAGTTTTAGCAATTTGGCAAACCCGAGGTAAGGGTCTTAAGGCAGACAAGAAGTCCCTCCTGACAGGTTTTCCGACTTTTATTTTGTATTTTATCCTAGCCAGTCTGGTGACAACAATCGCAGGTCATTTTGGAGTGGGAACGGCGGTTTTTACTCCACTTAAAAGCCTGTCCAAGTTCCTCATTTGCATGGCCATGGTTGCTATTGGTTTGCGAACAAATGTCTTTTCTTTGGTGAAAAATGGCAGAGCTACACTTCTGGTCGGACTAGTTTGCTGGCTGGGCGTGACTGTGCTGACACTGGTTTGGCAGGCAATCTTGGGAATTTGGTAA
- a CDS encoding AzlD domain-containing protein — protein sequence MIKTSILLIILAAALVTWVPRVLPFVLTQNKSLPPKLVKFLSFLPITIIFALTLSSIMDEKVGSLPSILPVESLAILPTFFVVLKTKNILLAVLVGVVTTAALRLIF from the coding sequence ATGATAAAAACTAGTATTCTATTGATTATTCTAGCGGCGGCCCTTGTGACTTGGGTACCACGCGTCCTACCTTTTGTACTGACGCAGAACAAATCCCTCCCTCCAAAGTTGGTGAAATTCCTCAGCTTTTTGCCAATCACTATCATTTTTGCGTTGACCCTTTCCAGTATTATGGATGAGAAAGTTGGCTCCTTGCCAAGTATTCTCCCGGTAGAAAGTCTAGCTATTCTTCCGACATTTTTTGTAGTCTTGAAGACAAAAAATATTCTCTTAGCAGTTTTGGTTGGGGTTGTTACAACCGCGGCATTACGTTTGATATTTTAG
- a CDS encoding AzlC family ABC transporter permease translates to MKEHAFREGMRDAIPTALGYASIGLACGVVSVNSGISAVEMGLMSLFVYAGSAQFVICAMILAGAPLLSIAVTVFFVNLRNFLMCLHATTIFQGNRLGSNILIGSFVTDESYALLLRKHIEDKQVVPNWMYGNNFAGYASWVTFTTLGNLIGGLIPNPEQFGLDFALVAMFVGIFSGQLEAMARTIPLKKIGLILLAVGLAYVGLSVLVSSYVAVLLSTILGCFVGVMIDDKN, encoded by the coding sequence ATGAAGGAACATGCTTTTCGCGAAGGGATGCGTGATGCTATCCCTACTGCTTTAGGCTATGCTAGTATTGGTTTAGCTTGCGGGGTTGTATCGGTCAATTCAGGAATTTCAGCTGTCGAAATGGGCTTAATGAGTCTTTTTGTTTATGCTGGAAGTGCTCAATTTGTTATCTGTGCCATGATCTTAGCAGGAGCACCACTCCTTTCAATCGCAGTGACCGTATTTTTCGTTAATCTGCGTAATTTTTTGATGTGTTTACATGCGACAACAATCTTTCAAGGGAATCGTCTAGGATCCAATATTTTGATAGGTTCGTTTGTGACGGATGAATCGTATGCTTTATTGTTGCGGAAGCATATTGAAGATAAGCAGGTAGTACCAAATTGGATGTACGGAAATAATTTTGCTGGCTACGCTTCTTGGGTTACATTTACGACTCTAGGCAATCTGATTGGTGGTCTTATTCCAAATCCTGAGCAATTTGGGTTGGACTTTGCCTTGGTCGCTATGTTTGTCGGGATTTTCTCAGGGCAACTAGAGGCGATGGCTCGGACTATTCCTTTGAAAAAAATCGGCTTGATTTTGCTGGCGGTTGGTCTAGCCTATGTCGGACTGTCTGTGCTAGTGTCGTCTTATGTGGCTGTGCTCTTGTCGACAATTTTGGGTTGTTTTGTGGGGGTGATGATTGATGATAAAAACTAG
- a CDS encoding ABC transporter permease subunit, whose protein sequence is MIILLHELRQNRKTLLIWTLVLGFICYGSIWLYQSVENQLTGVADLYANMGDITKALGMDKISIATLEGYYATEIGLMFGLGAGMFASMLGVTSLSKEEEGHTSEFLYTLPYKRSTILLWKYLSVVLQLLIFNSIISCWNGLGIWQLGGDVSFHSFFSYHLLVLLMQLELASISFLLSAISSKKQIGLAMGLVLILYSIDMIVRIISKVEFLKFITPYYYANGADVFSHTTFDTLFLLKACAVIIVSLLLSVLVLDRKDLGA, encoded by the coding sequence ATGATTATTCTGTTGCATGAGTTAAGACAAAATCGAAAGACACTCCTTATATGGACCCTGGTACTTGGTTTTATCTGTTATGGTTCTATCTGGCTCTATCAGAGTGTTGAGAATCAATTAACAGGAGTTGCTGATTTGTATGCGAATATGGGAGACATTACAAAAGCATTGGGTATGGATAAGATTAGCATAGCCACTCTAGAGGGCTATTATGCTACGGAAATTGGCCTGATGTTTGGTCTCGGAGCTGGAATGTTTGCTTCTATGCTTGGAGTTACGAGCCTTTCTAAGGAGGAAGAAGGGCATACAAGTGAGTTTTTATACACCTTGCCATATAAGCGCTCAACTATTTTATTGTGGAAATACCTCAGCGTTGTTTTACAACTTCTGATTTTCAATAGTATTATTTCTTGTTGGAATGGTCTGGGGATTTGGCAGCTGGGGGGAGATGTTTCTTTTCATTCTTTTTTCAGCTACCATTTGTTGGTTTTATTAATGCAGCTGGAACTGGCTAGTATTTCTTTCCTCCTTTCAGCTATTAGTTCTAAAAAGCAAATTGGTTTAGCAATGGGGCTCGTACTGATTTTATATAGTATAGATATGATCGTTCGGATTATTTCTAAAGTAGAATTTTTGAAATTCATCACGCCCTATTATTACGCGAATGGTGCAGATGTTTTTAGCCATACTACCTTTGATACCTTATTTCTCTTAAAAGCTTGTGCGGTTATCATTGTTTCTTTGCTTCTATCAGTTCTTGTATTAGATAGAAAGGACCTTGGAGCTTAG